TTGTTGCATTTACATAAACCGCTCCACCTTCACGCTTTTGAATCGCATCAATCGCAACTGCTACTGAATGAGGTACTTCCTCACGTGTTAAATGAAGCACTTTCTCACGGATTAATTCAGCAATAATAAATCGTTCCGGATGATCTGTTACTTGATTTTCTGGATAGTACTGTGGCCCTTCTGGTAAGTATTTTTTAATCGCCCCAATTAACGCTTCCACATTATTACCTTCCAAAGCAGAAATCGGCACAATTTCTGCAAACTCGTACAAGTTACGATATTGATCAATCAATTCTAATAATTTTTCTGGATGAACTTGATCGATTTTATTAATTACTAAAAATACTGGTTGCCTCGTTTCCTTCAATTTTTCAATAATGTATTCTTCACCACGACCAAAGCCTTCCGCCGCATTGACCATAAAGAGTACAATATCAACTTCTTTCAATGTCGTTTGCGCCATTTTCACCATAAAATCGCCTAATTTATGTTTTGGCTTATGTATTCCAGGCGTATCGATAAAAATCACTTGCGCATCATTTTCTGTATATACACCTTGTACTTTATTACGAGTTGTTTGTGGCTTATCACTCATAATAGCAATTTTTTGACCGATAATTCGATTTAAAAATGTAGATTTTCCAACATTTGGTCTCCCTATAATAGAGACAAAACCTGACTTATAACCTTTGTTATTCATGTAAATCCTCCGCTAAAAATGCTACTGGCAACAACTTTCTAACTGTCGTCTTCCCAGTGTCACCATGTAAATTTGATAAATATATTTTATGTTCTGTTTACATAATTCTATCATAACTTGACGGCACACTCCACAAAGAGGTACGAAACGTTTCCTATCCACTACAACGACTATAGCTAAAAGCGCCGTATCTCCACACTTTACATTCCGCGTAATAACATAACTACAGGATGCATTTTCCCATCACATCTATGGTATACTTTTTCCACCCTTATCTGTAACGCTATCCCTACTTGGACTTTGAATAGGATCCATATTCCTTATCCCTTTTATGGCCACCTGAATAAATCATCAACTGATGAAAAACTCAATACCACTCAAGTACAAGAAAATCTTTGGAATGCAACTATACCACATAAGGTAAAAAGATAATAGCACCAATTATGACCGCTATAATAGTAAATAATAAAACGGCACCAGCTGCAACATCTTTTGCAATTTTTGCAAGGGGTTTAAAATCCTCTGTTACTAAATCAACCGTTTTTTCAATCGCTGTATTTACCATCTCCAAACTCATTACAGCCCCTATTACAACAAGTAATATGAGCCATTCTACTCTTGTTACATGGAAATAAAGGCCGCAGCATATAACAATAACTGCGGCCAAACAATGAATTTTCATATTTCGTTCATGACGAAGACAAAAACATATACCAGCTATAGCATACGTAAAACTCTTTATAAGTTTTCCTTTTTTCATCTTCTTAATCCAAATGCCCCTAAAATTTCTTTTTGCTTTCCAAACATCTCTTTTTCATCTTCTTCAGTCATATGATCATAACCAAGCAAGTGTAAAAATCCATGTAACGCTAAAAATCCTAATTCACGGTCAAAAGAATGGCCATATTCTTCAGCCTGTTCTTTTGTTCTCGGAATAGAAATAATAAGATCTCCTAGCATACGAGGCATATCAGCACCTATGATTTCGACCTCACCCTCTCCCATATCTTCAAGAGCAAAAGAAATCACGTCCGTAGGCTGATCTTTTCCGCGATAATCACGATTTATTTCTCGAATCCGTTCATTATCAACGAAAGTAACAGACAGTTCCGTCCCATCTTCCACTCCTTCCATTTGTGCAGCCTTTTCTAACAGCTCACGAATCATATTCACATATTCTTCTTTCACTTCTTCTGTTTCATCAAAAAAATCAATTACTAAACTCATTCTTTCACCTTTTCTTCCAGTGGTTCCGGATATTTAATACGAGAATGGAAAATCCCATTCAATGTTTCACATAAAGTTTTTCCTACTATCTGTAGTTCTTTAAAAGTAAGTTCACAGTCGCTAAATTGTCCATCTTGTAGGCGATCTTTAATAATATTTTTCACTAAATTATTAATCTGCTCCGGCGTTGGATGGTTCATGGAACGCACCGCCGCCTCTACACTATCTGCAATTCCAACAATCGCAGATTCTTTCGATGTCGCCTTTGAACCCGGATAACGGAACATATCTTCTGTATATTTATCTTTATCTTCTTTAATAGCCTTATAATAAAAATACTTTAATAGCGTAGTCCCATGGTGCTGCGCTGCAATATCAATAATTTCTTGCGGAATACGATGTTCTTCTAACATCTTTACCCCATCGGTAACATGGGCAATAATAATATCCCTGCTCGTTTCTGGATCTAATTTATCGTGCGGATTCTCAATCCCCATTTGATTCTCAATAAAGAAATGAGGCTGTACTGTTTTTCCAATATCATGATAATATGCGCCAACACGTGCTAACACACCATTCGCTCCTATGGCCTCACATGCCGCTTCTGAAAGGTTCGCAACCATCACACTATGATGATATGTTCCTGGCGCTTCTAACAAAATTTTGCGAAGAAGCGGATGATTAGGGCTTGAAAGTTCTACAAGCTTCATACTTGATACAATTCCAAGACCGCTTTCTAAATATGGTAAAATCCCCATAGCTAAAATGGAGGAAATAATCCCGGAAGCTGCTGCCATCAATAATTGTGAGCCAATTTCAAACGATGAGAAATTCCCATTCCGCAATAGCAATAAAGCCGCTAACACAATAACATTTAAAATAGACACAAGAATACCTGCTTGCAAAATCATAGAACGACGATTTTTCTCTCT
The window above is part of the Bacillus cytotoxicus NVH 391-98 genome. Proteins encoded here:
- a CDS encoding diacylglycerol kinase family protein encodes the protein MKKGKLIKSFTYAIAGICFCLRHERNMKIHCLAAVIVICCGLYFHVTRVEWLILLVVIGAVMSLEMVNTAIEKTVDLVTEDFKPLAKIAKDVAAGAVLLFTIIAVIIGAIIFLPYVV
- the era gene encoding GTPase Era, producing MNNKGYKSGFVSIIGRPNVGKSTFLNRIIGQKIAIMSDKPQTTRNKVQGVYTENDAQVIFIDTPGIHKPKHKLGDFMVKMAQTTLKEVDIVLFMVNAAEGFGRGEEYIIEKLKETRQPVFLVINKIDQVHPEKLLELIDQYRNLYEFAEIVPISALEGNNVEALIGAIKKYLPEGPQYYPENQVTDHPERFIIAELIREKVLHLTREEVPHSVAVAIDAIQKREGGAVYVNATIIVERPSQKGIIIGKQGKMLKEIGKRARFDIEALLGSKVFLEVWVKVQKDWRNKMSQLRDLGFREDEY
- the ybeY gene encoding rRNA maturation RNase YbeY; the encoded protein is MSLVIDFFDETEEVKEEYVNMIRELLEKAAQMEGVEDGTELSVTFVDNERIREINRDYRGKDQPTDVISFALEDMGEGEVEIIGADMPRMLGDLIISIPRTKEQAEEYGHSFDRELGFLALHGFLHLLGYDHMTEEDEKEMFGKQKEILGAFGLRR